Proteins from one Methanospirillum lacunae genomic window:
- a CDS encoding PAS domain S-box protein, giving the protein MARNLVLEKMDDPYVILSPDALVLDMNPSFARVFNLKPSDSIGVDFKNVFSSWPEIVSIISHPDWESKKDYIFSLETGEKKKSYSIKKSIISETDTEILGTALTFHDISELESTRVLLAESNEELKSINIQLHDEIAERIKIEEALKRSELSVRTILDSIHDAVFVHDKNGTILEVNEQMLHIYGISDKAVITEFSNIKDYLNPDLPNEQIHAYWESVLSGKDELIEGIAISPLNKEPFDAEFFITKIEFENHPVILTSIRNISDRKQVERALFKANEELNERTQEIQNQSIFLQYLIDTLPIPIFYKDITGIYTGCNTEFEKYYGAPRDRIIGKSVYDLWPEEMAKIYYEADLEVFQTPAHQQYETQIRYHDGSVHDVVFYKAPIFTVSNQVDGLIGTFLDITERKRSEEALKESESFNRGLVENLPDYIAVYGYGKKILYVNPALTAALGYQFDEFVSKPVFSYIADEFRIKVEEIISSRIQGNVPPIYEVDILCRDKTRRSVIVKGTHIQYRYQPAILLLMNDITIRKQIEQALKENEEKFVSIFKKTPDPVLILNSTYNIIEVNRGFEKYFDDSHTDVHGKNIDDLGIRLHQEDIELLLKKCENDINSSHIEMELLKGSGSPFIAEVAVSRIAVNDEQCFIVQIHDIDEIRKAHKAISQVNNKLKILSSITRHDILNRNMVTSVYSEMLLEDVKDPDAQRKLFAIRQSSDEIKNLIEFTGQYQNIGETVPTWQVLEQLFTLRPIQGFLSGINLTLDMEGIEIYADKMLVKVIYNLVENSVRHGKKITTISLSSHEESGNLVIWYEDDGGGISPEEKEKSFDKGFGKNTGLGLFLIREILSITGISIIENGIFGVGVRFEIVVPAGTWRLPCIN; this is encoded by the coding sequence ATGGCAAGAAACCTTGTCCTTGAAAAGATGGATGATCCCTATGTCATTCTCTCACCTGATGCATTGGTTCTGGATATGAATCCATCCTTTGCTCGTGTATTCAACCTAAAGCCCAGTGATTCTATCGGAGTGGATTTTAAGAATGTTTTCTCATCGTGGCCTGAAATTGTCTCAATAATTTCACACCCGGATTGGGAAAGTAAAAAGGATTACATTTTCTCTCTTGAAACCGGAGAAAAAAAGAAATCATATTCAATTAAAAAATCCATCATCTCTGAAACTGATACTGAAATACTTGGCACTGCTCTCACGTTTCATGATATCAGCGAGTTAGAATCTACAAGGGTACTGCTTGCAGAGTCGAATGAAGAGTTAAAATCTATAAATATTCAACTTCATGACGAGATTGCCGAACGAATAAAAATTGAAGAGGCATTGAAAAGGTCAGAATTATCTGTCCGGACAATTCTTGACAGCATACATGATGCAGTTTTTGTCCATGATAAAAACGGAACTATCCTTGAAGTAAATGAACAGATGCTCCATATCTATGGCATATCTGATAAGGCCGTGATAACAGAATTCTCCAACATCAAGGATTATTTAAACCCTGATCTCCCGAATGAACAGATTCATGCCTATTGGGAATCGGTTCTTTCCGGGAAGGATGAACTTATCGAAGGAATAGCAATTAGCCCGCTCAATAAAGAACCATTCGATGCTGAATTCTTTATTACAAAGATTGAATTTGAAAATCATCCTGTAATTCTTACATCTATACGAAATATTTCTGATAGAAAACAAGTCGAAAGAGCACTCTTCAAAGCAAATGAGGAGTTGAACGAGCGAACACAAGAAATACAAAATCAATCCATTTTTTTGCAATATCTCATAGATACTCTACCGATTCCGATCTTCTATAAAGATATCACAGGGATATACACTGGATGTAATACTGAATTTGAAAAATACTATGGGGCACCTCGTGACCGGATTATTGGAAAATCAGTGTATGATCTCTGGCCTGAAGAGATGGCCAAAATATATTATGAAGCTGATCTCGAAGTGTTTCAAACGCCAGCACACCAACAATATGAAACACAGATACGGTATCATGATGGTTCTGTACATGATGTTGTCTTTTATAAAGCACCGATTTTTACTGTATCAAATCAGGTAGACGGGTTAATTGGGACATTTTTGGATATTACTGAAAGAAAAAGAAGTGAGGAGGCCCTAAAAGAGAGTGAATCATTCAATCGTGGATTAGTTGAAAACCTTCCTGATTATATCGCAGTTTATGGATATGGCAAAAAAATTCTTTATGTAAATCCAGCATTAACGGCAGCACTAGGATATCAGTTTGATGAATTTGTATCTAAGCCAGTATTTTCATATATCGCTGATGAGTTCAGAATTAAAGTAGAGGAGATAATATCTTCCCGGATTCAGGGCAATGTCCCTCCCATTTATGAAGTAGATATTCTCTGTCGTGATAAAACCCGGAGATCCGTGATTGTCAAAGGTACCCATATCCAGTATCGCTATCAGCCGGCAATTCTTCTTTTGATGAATGATATTACCATTCGAAAACAGATTGAACAGGCATTAAAAGAGAACGAGGAGAAATTTGTCTCGATATTTAAAAAAACCCCAGATCCGGTTCTTATCCTGAATTCAACATACAATATCATTGAGGTCAACCGGGGATTTGAAAAATACTTTGATGATTCTCATACAGATGTCCATGGGAAAAATATTGATGATCTGGGTATCAGACTACATCAGGAAGACATCGAACTTCTTCTAAAGAAATGTGAAAACGATATTAATTCCTCTCATATTGAGATGGAACTGTTAAAGGGTTCAGGATCTCCATTTATTGCTGAAGTTGCGGTATCCCGGATTGCAGTCAATGATGAGCAATGTTTCATTGTCCAGATCCACGATATTGATGAGATTAGAAAAGCACATAAGGCGATCTCACAGGTTAACAATAAATTAAAGATCCTCTCCAGCATAACGAGGCATGATATCCTTAACCGGAATATGGTTACATCTGTCTATTCTGAAATGCTCCTTGAAGATGTGAAAGATCCTGATGCACAGCGAAAATTATTTGCAATCCGGCAATCTTCAGATGAAATTAAGAATCTTATTGAATTTACCGGGCAATACCAAAATATCGGCGAAACAGTTCCTACATGGCAGGTTCTAGAACAATTGTTTACGCTGCGGCCAATTCAGGGATTTCTATCTGGAATTAATTTAACCCTTGATATGGAGGGAATTGAGATCTATGCGGATAAAATGCTTGTAAAAGTGATCTACAACCTGGTTGAAAATTCTGTCAGACATGGGAAAAAAATTACTACTATCTCTCTTTCTAGTCATGAAGAGTCAGGAAATTTAGTGATATGGTATGAAGATGATGGAGGGGGAATCAGTCCTGAAGAGAAAGAAAAATCGTTTGATAAGGGTTTTGGAAAAAATACCGGACTTGGTCTCTTTCTGATCAGGGAAATTCTCTCGATTACCGGGATATCAATTATTGAGAATGGAATTTTTGGGGTTGGAGTTCGATTTGAGATAGTAGTTCCCGCAGGTACATGGAGATTGCCGTGCATAAACTGA
- a CDS encoding YqhA family protein, translating to MDLVRAFLSLRYVSIIAVISSFVGAVLLFILGALKIVGALGVLFLGKEPISLLIEAHGAESATSGVVILVINAIDSFLFALILLIFSYGIYTLFINSSLVEEDQYPSWIRIGSIAQLKLYLTQVVITILFVQFLEISIVSGEHLDWKAIVLPVSILCLAGAIYLMHAGNNEH from the coding sequence ATGGATCTTGTCAGAGCGTTTCTTTCACTCAGGTATGTCAGCATTATTGCTGTAATCTCCTCCTTTGTCGGTGCTGTGCTTCTCTTTATTCTTGGTGCTCTTAAAATTGTAGGAGCTCTCGGTGTTCTGTTCCTTGGAAAAGAGCCAATCTCTCTTCTTATTGAAGCTCACGGAGCAGAGTCTGCGACATCGGGAGTTGTTATTCTTGTAATAAACGCGATTGACAGTTTCCTTTTTGCTCTTATTCTCCTGATATTCTCGTATGGCATATATACGTTATTTATAAACAGTTCGTTGGTTGAGGAAGATCAATACCCTTCATGGATCAGGATCGGAAGCATAGCACAATTGAAACTTTATCTCACTCAAGTTGTCATTACTATTCTTTTTGTTCAATTCCTTGAGATTTCAATTGTGAGTGGGGAACATCTTGACTGGAAAGCGATTGTTCTGCCGGTCTCGATCCTCTGTCTTGCCGGGGCAATATACCTCATGCATGCCGGAAATAATGAACATTAA